The Candidatus Dependentiae bacterium genome includes a window with the following:
- the dprA gene encoding DNA-protecting protein DprA, with protein MKETIAQLALHLSLIKGVGPGLCKRLHDALGDNLHLLYTLNAKELGSFGFSEQTAQFIISGLADRSALDQEVNLLEKNNISFVTLFDKNYPPLLKEIHLPPVVLYYKGPLSQQEALAVVGSRDANNYGHYAIEQFIPELVAHNFTIVSGGALGADAMAHRATLKAGGRTIVVLGSGLLKWYPATNQRLFQSVLDNGGTLMSSFALETTPVPGNFPARNRIIAGLSRGCLVVQAAQESGAKITALFALEQGREVFAVPGPISDPLSAGCHSLIQQGAKLVHTAKDILAEFNLVPVQKIEAAQEKEKSSTVAEQITINFSLPLAQQIVQACIRPLSLDQLVEQLGSDLATCQAAIFDLQLAGVLEQTLNGMWQKSV; from the coding sequence ATGAAAGAAACTATTGCACAACTGGCTCTACATCTTTCGCTTATAAAGGGAGTAGGGCCTGGTTTGTGCAAGCGATTGCACGATGCGCTGGGCGATAATCTGCATCTTTTGTATACGTTAAATGCAAAAGAATTAGGATCGTTCGGCTTTTCGGAGCAAACGGCGCAGTTCATTATTTCTGGGCTTGCAGATCGATCCGCTCTCGATCAAGAAGTTAATTTACTCGAAAAAAATAATATTTCTTTCGTAACGCTTTTTGATAAAAATTATCCTCCGCTTTTAAAAGAGATTCATTTACCTCCCGTTGTTCTTTATTACAAGGGGCCACTATCGCAGCAAGAAGCGCTGGCGGTTGTGGGATCCCGTGATGCAAATAATTATGGCCACTATGCAATTGAACAATTTATTCCTGAGTTGGTTGCGCACAACTTTACGATCGTAAGCGGCGGTGCACTAGGAGCCGATGCGATGGCGCATCGAGCTACGCTAAAAGCTGGCGGTAGAACAATTGTTGTATTGGGTTCTGGATTGCTTAAATGGTATCCAGCTACTAACCAACGATTATTTCAATCGGTTTTGGATAATGGCGGGACGCTTATGAGTTCATTTGCGCTAGAAACTACCCCGGTTCCAGGAAACTTTCCCGCACGAAATAGGATTATCGCTGGGCTTTCGCGCGGTTGCTTGGTTGTTCAAGCAGCTCAAGAAAGTGGGGCTAAAATTACGGCACTTTTTGCCCTAGAACAAGGAAGAGAAGTTTTTGCAGTTCCCGGCCCAATTAGTGATCCATTGAGCGCTGGCTGCCATAGTTTGATACAGCAGGGTGCAAAATTGGTACACACCGCCAAAGATATTTTGGCAGAATTTAATCTGGTGCCGGTGCAAAAAATCGAAGCGGCGCAAGAAAAAGAAAAAAGTTCTACCGTTGCGGAACAAATTACGATAAATTTTTCGCTTCCTCTTGCACAACAAATAGTTCAAGCCTGCATACGGCCACTTTCGCTTGACCAATTAGTTGAACAACTGGGCAGTGATTTGGCGACCTGCCAGGCAGCGATTTTTGATTTACAACTTGCGGGTGTTCTTGAACAAACTCTGAATGGAATGTGGCAAAAAAGTGTATAG
- the gyrA gene encoding DNA gyrase subunit A, with protein sequence MSSSTHDAQNENLTGKLKPVLIEDELKSSFLDYAMSVVVSRAIPDVRDGLKPVHRRVLYTMNQLGFHYNKPYHKSVRIVGEVLGKYHPHGDQAVYNTMVGMVQEFSKRYPLLDGQGNWGSVDGDNAAAMRYTEVRMEKISQEILADLDKETVHFVPNFDESTVEPIVLPSKLPNLLINGTSGIAVGMATAIPPHNLGEVIDACLAYLANESMTDEELFEKIPAPDFPTGGIICGRAGIVRAYKTGRGNLILRGVVEIEETKKGSALVIYELPYQVNKAELIIKVADLVKDKIIDGISNIRDESDKKGMRVVIELKRGEIPTVVLNQLYKFTQLETSVSILMLGLLENRPLIFSLRDLIREFLLHRQEVIYKRTVYDLGRAQAREHLLAGFIIVLNNIDEVVALIKASSTPEEAIAKLNQRFLLTQEQGKAVLEMRLQRLTGLEQEKIFAEMEDLKKIINGLKLILADKTILKKEIEKELVTIKTDYADPRRTKIEGPIDILTEADLIPDEETVVTLTDRGYLKRVPLSTYGVQHRGGKGKMGMAPLEESGDFVKDVFVAKTHDELMFFTNLGRVYSMNVFEAPEGSRTSKGRAIVNLLQLNPNEHVVKLLCIREMEGKSLVMLTKNGIIKRTDAGEFSNIRSSGIRAVSLRDGDELVFCALSSGNDSIVIASAKGQGIRFKETEVRQMGRQASGVMGIRLRGGDRVVGMEVIADDRDILFATSRGYGKRVKAEDFRVAHRGGYGVRTIPTDTRNGEVIGLCAVTDESNVLLIDTTGKMIRLSPTEIRTMGRQAKGVRLIRMDEEQRLAHLVAFEEATDEVIENEPTSGSAPAEIKTDAFETDHQVSIFDMDVNTSSQDIFKALNFDEQLSDEGIDS encoded by the coding sequence ATGTCATCTTCAACTCATGATGCTCAAAACGAAAATCTTACCGGCAAACTTAAGCCAGTTTTGATTGAGGATGAGCTCAAAAGTTCGTTTCTTGATTATGCGATGTCGGTCGTCGTTAGCCGGGCAATTCCCGATGTGCGTGATGGATTGAAGCCGGTACATCGCCGTGTGCTTTATACCATGAATCAGCTTGGTTTTCACTATAACAAACCGTATCACAAATCGGTACGTATCGTGGGTGAAGTACTTGGTAAGTATCATCCGCATGGTGATCAAGCGGTCTATAATACCATGGTGGGGATGGTTCAAGAGTTTTCAAAGCGGTATCCACTTTTGGATGGCCAAGGAAACTGGGGATCTGTAGACGGTGATAATGCTGCAGCAATGCGTTATACCGAAGTACGCATGGAAAAGATTTCTCAGGAAATTTTGGCGGACCTTGATAAAGAGACCGTTCACTTTGTTCCAAACTTTGACGAATCGACCGTTGAACCGATTGTGCTTCCAAGCAAATTGCCAAACTTGTTGATCAACGGAACTTCCGGAATCGCCGTGGGTATGGCTACCGCAATTCCACCCCACAATTTGGGTGAAGTGATCGATGCTTGCTTGGCTTATCTAGCAAATGAATCGATGACCGATGAAGAACTCTTTGAAAAAATTCCGGCGCCCGATTTTCCAACAGGCGGCATTATTTGCGGCCGTGCTGGTATTGTGCGCGCTTATAAAACAGGACGCGGCAATTTAATTTTACGCGGCGTTGTTGAAATTGAAGAAACAAAAAAAGGAAGTGCGCTTGTTATTTACGAGCTTCCGTACCAAGTAAACAAAGCTGAACTTATTATCAAAGTTGCAGACTTGGTTAAAGATAAAATTATCGACGGCATTTCCAATATTCGCGATGAGTCTGATAAAAAAGGTATGCGCGTTGTGATTGAACTCAAGCGCGGAGAAATTCCGACCGTTGTGCTCAATCAGTTGTATAAGTTTACTCAATTAGAGACCAGCGTTTCGATTCTAATGCTTGGGTTACTTGAAAATCGTCCATTGATTTTCAGCTTGCGTGATCTGATTCGTGAGTTTCTTTTGCATCGCCAAGAAGTTATTTATAAACGAACTGTCTACGATCTTGGCAGAGCGCAAGCGCGCGAACATCTTCTTGCTGGCTTCATTATTGTTCTTAATAATATTGATGAAGTGGTTGCGCTCATAAAAGCTTCATCTACGCCAGAAGAGGCGATTGCAAAATTAAATCAGCGCTTTTTGCTTACTCAAGAACAAGGAAAAGCGGTTCTTGAAATGCGCTTGCAACGTTTAACGGGGCTCGAACAAGAAAAAATATTTGCAGAAATGGAAGATCTCAAAAAAATTATCAACGGCCTCAAATTAATCTTGGCCGATAAGACGATTTTGAAAAAAGAGATCGAGAAAGAATTGGTTACTATTAAAACCGATTATGCAGATCCTCGTAGAACAAAAATTGAAGGACCGATCGATATTCTAACCGAAGCGGATCTCATTCCTGACGAAGAAACCGTCGTTACCCTTACCGATCGCGGTTATCTCAAGCGCGTTCCACTTTCTACGTACGGTGTTCAGCATCGTGGCGGAAAAGGAAAAATGGGCATGGCGCCGCTCGAAGAATCGGGCGATTTTGTAAAAGATGTTTTTGTAGCCAAAACTCACGACGAATTAATGTTCTTCACGAATTTAGGACGCGTGTATAGCATGAACGTGTTTGAAGCCCCTGAAGGTTCTCGTACATCAAAAGGGCGTGCAATTGTTAACTTGCTCCAGCTAAATCCTAACGAGCACGTAGTTAAACTTCTGTGCATTCGTGAAATGGAAGGTAAATCGCTTGTGATGCTTACGAAGAATGGCATCATTAAACGTACCGATGCTGGTGAATTTTCGAATATTCGTAGCTCAGGAATTCGCGCGGTAAGTTTGCGCGACGGCGATGAATTAGTATTCTGTGCTCTAAGTTCGGGAAATGATTCAATCGTGATTGCATCAGCAAAGGGCCAAGGTATTCGCTTTAAGGAAACTGAAGTGCGCCAAATGGGCCGCCAAGCATCCGGTGTTATGGGAATTCGTTTGCGTGGAGGAGATCGCGTTGTTGGCATGGAAGTGATAGCTGATGATCGCGATATTTTATTCGCGACATCTCGCGGCTATGGAAAACGCGTTAAAGCTGAAGATTTCCGTGTTGCGCATCGTGGCGGATATGGCGTTCGCACAATTCCAACCGATACACGAAACGGGGAAGTTATCGGGCTCTGCGCCGTTACCGATGAATCGAACGTTCTTCTTATTGATACGACCGGAAAAATGATTCGACTTTCGCCAACAGAAATTCGCACAATGGGCAGACAAGCTAAAGGTGTTCGTTTGATTCGAATGGATGAAGAGCAAAGACTTGCGCATTTAGTCGCGTTTGAAGAAGCTACCGATGAAGTAATTGAAAATGAACCAACAAGTGGTTCTGCTCCTGCAGAAATTAAAACCGATGCATTTGAAACGGATCATCAAGTAAGTATTTTTGATATGGATGTTAATACTTCCTCACAAGATATTTTTAAAGCGCTTAACTTTGATGAGCAATTAAGCGATGAGGGTATTGATTCGTAA
- a CDS encoding HAD-IA family hydrolase, translated as MIVSNSIRKHFLFLALVLSVFAADAQKTVLWDIGGVLFKPDMWGISYYELGWTDYAKYIVFDQKSPFHIKDLLFEDILYRLNHHAGEQQFIAYLPDGGLMPPIMMDWLKGKITGQEIVSLAFQVIKELDGQHYFSSEHERVMLEKMVKVVFDPQVLGRYTKPISAGIELVASCAKNGCTNMIISNWDPISFSVLMRSSHGRKGLRHFDPGNIFISGSYGMMKPDSAVFRKVLEMYQLNPSECFFVDDQIENIHAAQALGIKCHWLQKGDYKGLKRALIQAGFLPAD; from the coding sequence ATGATAGTATCAAATTCAATTAGAAAACATTTTTTGTTTTTAGCGCTCGTGCTTTCTGTTTTTGCGGCAGATGCGCAAAAAACCGTACTATGGGATATTGGCGGTGTTCTTTTTAAGCCTGATATGTGGGGTATTTCCTATTATGAGCTTGGTTGGACCGACTATGCCAAATACATAGTTTTCGACCAAAAAAGTCCCTTCCACATCAAAGATTTGTTATTTGAAGATATTTTATACCGCTTGAATCACCATGCGGGTGAGCAACAGTTTATCGCCTATTTGCCTGATGGTGGGCTTATGCCTCCTATTATGATGGATTGGCTCAAAGGCAAAATTACTGGCCAAGAGATCGTTTCATTGGCTTTCCAAGTGATTAAAGAGCTTGATGGGCAGCATTATTTCTCAAGCGAACATGAACGAGTTATGCTGGAAAAGATGGTAAAAGTAGTATTTGATCCACAGGTTTTAGGGCGCTATACCAAGCCCATTTCTGCCGGAATAGAGCTCGTTGCATCATGCGCTAAGAACGGATGCACCAATATGATTATATCAAATTGGGACCCGATATCGTTTAGCGTTTTAATGCGTTCTTCCCATGGAAGAAAAGGTCTGCGTCATTTTGATCCAGGCAATATTTTCATCTCTGGCAGCTATGGAATGATGAAGCCGGATAGCGCTGTTTTTAGAAAAGTGCTTGAAATGTACCAACTTAATCCAAGCGAATGCTTTTTTGTGGATGATCAAATTGAAAATATCCATGCTGCGCAAGCTTTAGGTATAAAGTGCCATTGGTTACAGAAGGGTGATTATAAAGGTTTAAAACGCGCACTTATCCAAGCAGGTTTTTTACCCGCGGATTAA
- the rpmF gene encoding 50S ribosomal protein L32 yields MPVPKRKRSRARRDSRFANKGLKVKAITTCKQCNEPLSPHVACKGCGFYKGVKVIATKNERVVKRQEIRAKQKTQQAGSEPQAAQ; encoded by the coding sequence ATGCCAGTACCAAAACGTAAGCGGTCCCGAGCGCGCCGCGATTCTAGATTTGCAAATAAAGGTCTCAAGGTTAAAGCGATTACCACCTGCAAACAATGCAATGAACCACTTTCTCCGCACGTTGCGTGCAAGGGTTGCGGTTTCTATAAGGGTGTTAAAGTTATCGCTACCAAAAACGAGCGTGTTGTAAAGCGCCAAGAAATTCGCGCTAAACAAAAAACACAACAAGCTGGCAGCGAGCCTCAAGCTGCACAATAA
- a CDS encoding HAD-IA family hydrolase, protein MILWDVSGVLFKSDTWRLSFYEIGWSACAQYLLVDRKSIDHLKSILFDDLLFRLNPKETQEELARMPDGSKMSPMMMAWLKGEVNGPEMIRSLKALIEELDRKNYFYSKRERDLILKVIKVVFDPAIIARYTKPINKGAELLNESRANGNRNGIVSNWDSLSFDHLNNSPHGKSVFSLVEANDIFISGKCGLIKPNQKLFETILERCNVIPEKCFFIDDQPENIAAAAQSGIKGHCLGDGDYKRLKEVLIGHGYL, encoded by the coding sequence ATGATACTATGGGATGTAAGTGGCGTTCTATTCAAATCTGATACCTGGCGCCTTTCGTTTTACGAAATTGGCTGGTCTGCGTGCGCGCAATACCTTCTTGTTGATAGAAAAAGTATAGATCACCTAAAAAGTATTTTGTTTGATGATCTTCTTTTTCGTTTGAACCCCAAAGAGACGCAAGAAGAGCTCGCTCGAATGCCCGATGGCTCGAAAATGTCTCCAATGATGATGGCGTGGCTCAAAGGCGAAGTTAACGGGCCAGAAATGATTCGTTCACTGAAGGCTTTAATTGAAGAACTAGATAGAAAAAACTATTTTTATTCCAAGCGTGAAAGAGACTTGATTCTCAAGGTAATAAAAGTTGTTTTTGATCCGGCGATTATTGCGCGTTATACCAAACCGATTAACAAAGGCGCAGAACTTTTAAACGAGAGCCGAGCGAATGGCAATCGTAACGGCATCGTTTCAAATTGGGATTCACTCTCATTTGATCATCTTAATAATTCTCCGCATGGCAAATCGGTATTTTCGCTGGTTGAGGCGAACGATATTTTTATTTCCGGTAAATGCGGTTTAATAAAACCCAATCAAAAGCTTTTTGAGACAATTCTCGAGCGTTGCAATGTTATCCCCGAAAAATGCTTTTTTATCGATGATCAGCCTGAAAATATTGCCGCAGCGGCACAAAGCGGGATCAAGGGGCATTGCCTTGGTGACGGGGACTATAAGCGACTCAAAGAAGTGCTTATCGGTCATGGGTATTTATAA